Proteins from a genomic interval of Pyramidobacter porci:
- a CDS encoding NusG domain II-containing protein, whose product MKKFVLAALLLLIGWCLWRWFAPHGQIVEIVQRSRVIARLDLSRETGSRTIDIRSPGGGYNRLLVERGRVRVLSANCPGQDCVRMGWLRSASLPLICLPHGLTVRYAPRSEGDLDSLSQ is encoded by the coding sequence ATGAAAAAATTCGTCCTCGCCGCCCTGCTGCTTTTGATCGGCTGGTGCCTGTGGCGCTGGTTCGCGCCGCACGGGCAGATCGTCGAGATCGTCCAGCGCAGCAGAGTGATCGCCCGTCTCGATCTGAGCCGCGAAACGGGCTCGCGCACCATCGACATCCGCTCCCCCGGCGGCGGCTACAACCGCCTGCTCGTCGAACGGGGGCGTGTCAGAGTCCTGAGCGCCAACTGTCCGGGGCAGGACTGCGTGAGAATGGGCTGGCTGCGCTCGGCCTCGCTGCCGCTGATCTGCCTGCCGCACGGCCTGACGGTGCGCTACGCGCCGCGCAGCGAGGGCGACCTGGACAGCCTGTCGCAATAG
- a CDS encoding Gx transporter family protein → MNTKNFTRLALLTALSLILFAAEMALPAPIPVPGAKLGLANVVTVWALYHCTAKETLLVLLARILLGALLSGNAGALIFSLSGGLLCLAGTLPLRRVIPERRLWLCSAAGGALHNVGQLAAAIAVTKTAGLLSYLPFLLVSGIVCGSLTGQIAQQTSARLRYYRTRDRDDLPAQNL, encoded by the coding sequence ATGAACACGAAAAACTTCACCCGTCTGGCGCTGCTCACGGCGCTGTCGCTGATCCTCTTCGCGGCCGAAATGGCCCTGCCTGCGCCCATTCCCGTGCCCGGAGCAAAACTGGGGCTGGCCAACGTCGTCACCGTCTGGGCGCTCTACCACTGCACCGCCAAAGAAACGCTGCTGGTGCTGCTGGCCCGCATTCTGCTCGGCGCGCTGCTCAGCGGCAACGCCGGTGCGCTGATCTTCAGCCTGTCGGGCGGGCTGCTCTGTTTGGCCGGCACGCTGCCGCTGCGACGCGTCATCCCGGAACGCCGCCTGTGGCTGTGCAGCGCTGCCGGCGGGGCGCTGCACAACGTCGGGCAGCTGGCGGCCGCTATTGCCGTGACGAAAACCGCGGGGCTGCTCTCTTACCTGCCGTTTCTGTTGGTCAGCGGCATCGTCTGCGGTTCGCTGACGGGGCAGATCGCCCAGCAGACCTCTGCGCGGCTGCGCTATTACCGCACGCGCGACCGCGACGATCTGCCGGCGCAGAATCTTTGA
- a CDS encoding DUF4491 family protein produces MNLNYEGIVLAAASLLIIAVYHPLVIKAEYWFGTRVWPLFAAAGLICLFVSACLRGVASPILAFLGATNLWSVVELQAQAKRVRKGWFPQNPRRKYE; encoded by the coding sequence GTGAATCTGAACTATGAGGGAATCGTTCTCGCCGCCGCTTCTCTGCTGATCATCGCCGTCTATCATCCGCTCGTGATCAAGGCGGAATATTGGTTCGGGACGCGCGTCTGGCCGTTATTCGCCGCCGCCGGGCTAATCTGCCTGTTCGTTTCCGCCTGCCTGCGCGGCGTCGCTTCGCCCATCCTCGCCTTTCTCGGCGCCACCAACTTGTGGAGCGTCGTCGAGTTGCAAGCTCAGGCCAAGCGCGTCAGAAAAGGCTGGTTCCCCCAAAATCCGCGGCGGAAATACGAATGA
- a CDS encoding DUF4405 domain-containing protein has product MNANALTRLAVDFAMTALMVALMAYQVVGGVAHEILGTLVGVLFIVHAVLNRHWFAHFFSGRATSMRVLQNFVILLVLLDAVTIMVTGVMISGTVFAFLDITRGVGVARSLHLAASYWGMVLMSVHIGLHWSMVMGMTRAVFGVKGHRGAAAWLSRLTAAALAVCGARAFGRVDAWGFLTLRSQFAFFDETQSDLAVLFSYFSIMALFIFLSHYAGKGLQAFPTSRKDAAR; this is encoded by the coding sequence ATGAACGCCAACGCGCTTACGCGCCTCGCCGTGGATTTCGCAATGACGGCGCTGATGGTCGCGCTGATGGCCTATCAAGTCGTCGGCGGCGTCGCTCACGAGATTCTCGGCACCCTTGTCGGCGTGCTCTTCATCGTTCACGCGGTCCTGAATCGGCACTGGTTCGCGCATTTTTTCAGCGGACGCGCCACATCGATGCGCGTGCTGCAAAACTTCGTGATCTTGCTGGTGCTGCTCGACGCCGTGACGATCATGGTGACGGGCGTGATGATTTCGGGCACGGTTTTCGCCTTTCTCGACATCACCCGCGGCGTCGGCGTCGCCCGCTCGCTGCATCTGGCCGCGTCCTACTGGGGCATGGTGCTCATGAGCGTCCACATCGGCCTGCACTGGAGCATGGTCATGGGCATGACGCGCGCCGTCTTCGGGGTCAAGGGGCACCGCGGCGCGGCCGCCTGGCTGTCTCGGCTCACGGCGGCGGCGCTGGCCGTCTGCGGGGCGCGCGCCTTCGGGCGCGTGGACGCGTGGGGATTTCTGACGCTGCGCAGCCAGTTCGCCTTCTTCGACGAAACGCAGAGCGATCTCGCGGTACTGTTCAGCTATTTCTCCATCATGGCGCTGTTCATTTTCCTTTCCCATTACGCGGGCAAGGGGCTGCAGGCGTTTCCAACGTCGCGAAAGGATGCCGCGCGGTGA
- a CDS encoding FAD:protein FMN transferase, with amino-acid sequence MKKVLSFAAVALLALGGWYGWNQFAKTRKHSVSFYAMDTPVTLTAYGSRAEEALDRARSRIKQIESELSVTDPRSDVGRLNAAGGAPVEVGEDTAALTAFALRVNALTDGAFDPTLYPALRAWGFTTEERRVPEAAELAELLKLAGADRVRLFGRTLRLDEGSMLDLGAVGKGFAGDEALAAMAAAGVESALVNLGGNVQTLGLRPDGQRWRIGVKSPDGGLIGVLRVEAEAVVTSGGYERFFTGPDGRIYWHILDPRTGAPARSGVISATAVGPEGKVCDAMSTAFFVMGAEKTAAFWKEHGSPGFVLLTENGELWISEDLAARFEADPAYAGAKVTVVRR; translated from the coding sequence ATGAAAAAAGTTCTCAGTTTTGCGGCCGTCGCCCTGCTGGCGCTGGGGGGCTGGTACGGCTGGAATCAATTCGCAAAGACTCGAAAACACAGCGTGAGCTTCTACGCCATGGACACGCCGGTCACGCTGACGGCGTACGGGTCTCGCGCCGAAGAAGCGCTGGACCGCGCCCGCTCGCGCATCAAGCAGATCGAAAGCGAGCTGTCCGTCACCGACCCGCGCAGCGACGTCGGCCGCCTCAACGCCGCCGGCGGCGCGCCGGTTGAAGTCGGCGAAGACACAGCCGCGCTGACGGCCTTCGCGCTGCGCGTGAACGCTCTGACGGACGGCGCGTTCGACCCCACGCTCTACCCCGCGCTGCGCGCCTGGGGCTTCACGACGGAAGAACGCCGCGTGCCCGAAGCCGCCGAATTGGCGGAACTGCTCAAGCTCGCCGGCGCGGATCGCGTCCGCCTCTTCGGACGAACGCTGCGCCTCGACGAAGGCAGCATGCTCGACCTCGGCGCCGTCGGCAAAGGATTCGCCGGCGACGAAGCGCTCGCCGCCATGGCCGCCGCGGGCGTTGAATCGGCGCTGGTCAACTTGGGCGGCAACGTGCAGACGCTGGGACTCCGCCCCGACGGCCAAAGATGGCGCATCGGCGTCAAGTCGCCCGACGGCGGTCTGATCGGCGTGCTGCGCGTTGAAGCGGAAGCCGTCGTCACCTCAGGCGGCTACGAACGCTTCTTCACCGGCCCCGACGGCCGCATCTACTGGCACATCCTCGATCCACGCACAGGCGCTCCGGCGCGCAGCGGCGTGATCTCCGCCACGGCCGTCGGCCCCGAAGGAAAAGTCTGCGACGCGATGTCCACGGCGTTCTTCGTCATGGGTGCGGAAAAAACCGCCGCGTTCTGGAAGGAACACGGCAGCCCCGGCTTCGTTCTGCTCACCGAGAACGGCGAACTGTGGATCAGCGAAGACCTGGCCGCGCGCTTCGAAGCCGACCCCGCTTACGCCGGCGCGAAAGTGACGGTAGTACGGCGATGA
- a CDS encoding NAD(P)-binding domain-containing protein yields the protein MSVKLGYIGFGEAAYHMGKGLKSEGVGDIRAFDVALDMGGAYKDTVLKRCADAGVAVAASAAEVVKSCDIVVICVPARFTASTAEGLLPFAKEGQLFVDVTTALPHVKEKEAALFAEKKAQYVDSAMLGSLVVSAHKVPMLASGDGAERWKEAMTPYGMKIALVGAGSKAGEASRIKLVRSVFMKGLEALVVETFLFARKCGVEERIMDSVAGTMDKESFKDIARRMAGADLIHSERRSFEVGESMELMKEVGVEPLVAAGAKERLARSAALGMNTELSGVAPQTMEAIYSIWEKKSYK from the coding sequence ATGAGCGTAAAACTTGGCTACATCGGTTTCGGCGAAGCAGCCTACCACATGGGCAAGGGGCTGAAAAGCGAAGGGGTCGGGGATATTCGCGCCTTTGACGTGGCGCTCGACATGGGCGGCGCGTACAAGGACACGGTGCTCAAGCGCTGCGCCGACGCCGGCGTCGCGGTGGCGGCGTCGGCCGCAGAGGTCGTGAAGAGTTGCGACATCGTCGTCATCTGCGTGCCGGCGCGCTTCACCGCTTCCACGGCCGAGGGGCTGCTGCCTTTCGCGAAGGAAGGCCAGCTGTTCGTCGACGTGACCACGGCGCTGCCCCACGTCAAAGAAAAGGAAGCGGCTCTGTTCGCCGAGAAAAAAGCGCAGTACGTGGACTCGGCCATGCTCGGCTCGCTGGTCGTCTCCGCTCACAAGGTGCCGATGCTCGCCTCCGGCGACGGCGCGGAACGCTGGAAAGAGGCGATGACGCCCTACGGCATGAAGATCGCGTTGGTCGGCGCCGGCTCGAAAGCCGGCGAAGCCTCGCGCATCAAACTGGTGCGCAGCGTTTTCATGAAAGGCCTCGAAGCGCTGGTTGTAGAAACGTTCCTGTTCGCCCGCAAATGCGGCGTCGAGGAGCGCATCATGGACTCCGTCGCCGGCACGATGGACAAAGAGTCGTTCAAGGACATTGCCCGGCGGATGGCCGGCGCCGACCTGATTCACTCGGAACGCCGTTCCTTTGAAGTGGGCGAGTCCATGGAACTGATGAAAGAAGTCGGCGTCGAGCCCTTGGTCGCCGCCGGCGCCAAGGAACGCCTGGCCCGTTCGGCAGCGCTTGGCATGAACACGGAACTGAGCGGCGTAGCGCCTCAAACCATGGAAGCGATCTATTCCATTTGGGAGAAGAAGAGCTACAAATAA